The proteins below are encoded in one region of Micromonospora sp. DSM 45708:
- a CDS encoding cell division protein CrgA — translation MPKSQVRKKKVYTPPTDVRPTATASTRKPSPIWLPVTAVALIVVGIGWLVVYYLSEQAYPVASWGYWNLAVGFGAMVSSLILLSRWR, via the coding sequence GTGCCCAAGTCTCAGGTCCGCAAGAAGAAGGTGTACACCCCGCCGACGGACGTCCGTCCGACGGCGACGGCGTCGACGCGCAAGCCTAGCCCGATCTGGCTGCCGGTCACCGCCGTCGCGCTGATCGTGGTGGGCATCGGCTGGCTGGTGGTCTACTACCTTTCCGAGCAGGCGTACCCGGTCGCCTCGTGGGGCTACTGGAACCTCGCGGTGGGCTTCGGCGCGATGGTCTCCTCGCTGATCCTGCTCTCCCGCTGGCGCTGA
- a CDS encoding hemolysin family protein, which translates to MPLVGFVLLTAGNAFFVAAEFALVTVDRAEIDRRAGEGDGRAATVRRALRDLSFQLSGAQLGITITALLTGYLAEPALARLVAPLLRPFGGADHLSGLLALALATLLSMLFGELVPKNLALARPMPAALATAAPMRAFSRTFGWLIRLLNDSANRLVRRLGVEPQEELASARSPEELGLLAAISARAGALPPDTAMLLRRTIRFGDKRAAEAMTPRVDVIALRATASVAELLDLSRQTGRTRFPVYEETLDLVTGVAGVPDALGVPLARRAATTVASVAREPVYVPESLDLDGVLTALKDAGADLAIVVDEYGGTDGVVTVEDLVEELVGEIADEFDPAAVDDLGPAELTVPGGERTVLVDGVLRADELIEQTGFRLPEGPYETLGGFLMARLGHIPVACETVDEAGYEFTVVEVDRHRIEQVRVLRPEEPDDGA; encoded by the coding sequence TTGCCTCTGGTCGGCTTCGTGCTGCTGACCGCCGGCAACGCCTTCTTCGTCGCGGCCGAGTTCGCCCTGGTCACGGTGGACCGGGCGGAGATCGACAGGCGGGCCGGCGAGGGGGACGGCCGGGCCGCCACGGTCCGCCGCGCGCTGCGCGACCTGTCCTTCCAGCTCTCCGGCGCGCAGCTCGGCATCACCATCACCGCGCTGCTCACCGGCTATCTGGCCGAGCCCGCCCTGGCCCGGCTCGTCGCGCCGCTGCTGCGCCCGTTCGGCGGGGCGGACCACCTCTCCGGGCTGCTCGCCCTGGCGCTGGCCACGCTGCTCTCGATGCTCTTCGGTGAGCTGGTGCCGAAGAACCTCGCGCTGGCCCGGCCGATGCCGGCGGCGCTGGCCACCGCCGCGCCGATGCGCGCCTTCTCCCGCACCTTCGGCTGGCTGATCCGGCTGCTCAACGACTCCGCGAACCGGCTGGTCCGCCGGCTCGGCGTGGAGCCGCAGGAGGAGCTGGCCAGCGCCCGCTCCCCGGAGGAACTGGGGCTGCTGGCCGCGATCTCGGCGCGGGCCGGCGCGCTGCCGCCGGACACCGCGATGCTGCTGCGGCGCACCATCCGCTTCGGCGACAAGCGGGCCGCCGAGGCGATGACCCCCCGGGTGGACGTGATCGCGCTGCGCGCCACCGCCTCCGTCGCCGAGCTGCTCGATCTGTCCCGGCAGACCGGCCGGACCCGGTTCCCGGTGTACGAGGAGACGCTCGACCTGGTCACCGGTGTCGCCGGGGTGCCCGACGCGCTCGGCGTGCCGCTGGCCCGCCGGGCCGCCACCACCGTCGCCTCGGTCGCCCGGGAGCCGGTGTACGTGCCGGAGAGCCTGGACCTGGACGGCGTGCTGACCGCGCTCAAGGACGCCGGCGCGGACCTGGCCATCGTGGTCGACGAGTACGGCGGCACCGACGGCGTGGTGACCGTGGAGGACCTGGTCGAGGAACTGGTCGGGGAGATCGCCGACGAGTTCGACCCGGCCGCGGTGGACGACCTCGGGCCGGCTGAGCTGACCGTGCCCGGCGGGGAGCGGACCGTCCTGGTCGACGGCGTGCTGCGCGCCGACGAGCTGATCGAGCAGACCGGCTTCCGGCTGCCCGAGGGGCCGTACGAGACGTTGGGCGGCTTCCTGATGGCCCGCCTCGGGCACATCCCGGTCGCCTGTGAGACGGTCGACGAGGCCGGCTACGAGTTCACCGTGGTGGAGGTCGACAGGCACCGGATCGAGCAGGTCCGTGTGCTGCGCCCGGAGGAGCCCGACGACGGTGCCTGA
- the pknB gene encoding Stk1 family PASTA domain-containing Ser/Thr kinase, with amino-acid sequence MTAQARLLGGRYQVGELLGYGGMAEVHRGRDLRLGRDVAIKMLRADLARDATFQMRFRREAQNAASLNHPAIVAVYDTGEETAPTGETLPFIVMEFVNGRTLKEVLGVEGRLQPRRALEICADMCAALEFSHRHGIIHRDIKPGNVMLTQTGQVKVMDFGIARALASGATTMTQTSAVIGTAQYLSPEQARGEAVDARSDVYAAGCVLFELLCGHPPFVGDSPVSVAYQHVREQPPTPSTINPDVNPAVDAIVLKALSKNPLNRYQSAGEMRADLLRAAAGRPVLATPVMPAEETMPMTAAAGGYQAAQQTQMMGPQTRQQPPARVGDPRKRRSSSWVIATFAALGVLAVIALGTALWLNQAGNEKVSVPQLGDRTQADAQAALTQAGLRFVPGTPVQNAECKEGTVVGQNPGPGLRVDKNTPVTVQICAGPGDVTIPPGLKGGTYTSVKAQLEALGLTVDRKDVNSGAPEGQVIDVTPKEGSSVPPNTKVTLEVSRGNLNEVPDVKGFTEDQARKQLENAGYRVKVRDGDEVEPSQAGKVSGQSPSAGKKLAKGETVTIEVDVPLPEESESPSPSATPSGTPSAPGTGGGFPFPSIPPTRDR; translated from the coding sequence ATGACAGCGCAGGCCCGCCTGCTCGGTGGCAGGTACCAGGTCGGCGAGCTGCTGGGCTACGGCGGCATGGCGGAGGTGCACCGCGGTCGCGATCTCCGGCTCGGGCGGGACGTCGCGATCAAGATGCTTCGTGCCGACCTGGCCCGCGACGCGACGTTCCAGATGCGGTTCCGCCGGGAGGCGCAGAACGCCGCCTCGCTCAACCACCCGGCCATCGTCGCCGTCTACGACACCGGCGAGGAGACCGCCCCGACCGGCGAGACGCTGCCGTTCATCGTGATGGAGTTCGTCAACGGGCGGACCCTGAAGGAGGTCCTCGGCGTCGAGGGGCGGCTCCAGCCGCGCCGGGCGCTGGAGATCTGCGCCGACATGTGCGCCGCGCTGGAGTTCAGCCACCGGCACGGGATCATCCACCGGGACATCAAGCCCGGCAACGTGATGCTCACCCAGACCGGCCAGGTCAAGGTGATGGACTTCGGCATCGCCCGCGCGCTGGCCAGCGGCGCCACCACCATGACGCAGACCAGCGCGGTCATCGGCACGGCACAATATCTTTCCCCGGAGCAGGCGCGCGGCGAGGCGGTCGACGCCCGCTCCGACGTCTACGCGGCCGGCTGCGTGCTGTTCGAGCTGCTCTGCGGGCATCCGCCGTTCGTCGGGGACAGCCCGGTCAGCGTCGCCTACCAGCACGTGCGGGAGCAGCCGCCGACGCCGAGCACGATCAACCCGGACGTCAACCCGGCGGTCGACGCCATCGTGCTCAAGGCGCTCTCCAAGAACCCGCTCAACCGCTACCAGAGCGCCGGTGAGATGCGGGCGGACCTGCTCCGCGCCGCCGCCGGCCGGCCGGTGCTGGCGACCCCGGTGATGCCGGCCGAGGAGACCATGCCGATGACGGCCGCCGCGGGCGGCTACCAGGCGGCGCAGCAGACCCAGATGATGGGCCCGCAGACCCGCCAGCAGCCGCCGGCCCGGGTCGGGGATCCGCGCAAGCGCCGGAGTTCGTCCTGGGTCATCGCCACGTTCGCCGCGCTCGGCGTGCTCGCGGTGATCGCGCTGGGCACCGCGCTCTGGCTCAACCAGGCCGGCAACGAGAAGGTGTCCGTCCCGCAGCTCGGCGACCGGACCCAGGCCGACGCGCAGGCCGCGCTCACCCAGGCGGGGTTGCGGTTCGTTCCCGGCACCCCGGTGCAGAACGCGGAGTGCAAGGAGGGCACGGTGGTGGGGCAGAACCCCGGGCCGGGTCTCCGGGTGGACAAGAACACCCCCGTCACGGTCCAGATCTGCGCCGGACCGGGCGACGTCACCATCCCGCCGGGCCTGAAGGGCGGCACCTACACCAGCGTGAAGGCCCAACTGGAGGCCCTGGGGCTCACCGTCGACCGCAAGGACGTCAACAGCGGTGCCCCGGAGGGGCAGGTCATCGACGTGACGCCCAAGGAGGGCAGCTCGGTGCCCCCGAACACCAAGGTGACGCTGGAGGTCTCCAGGGGCAACCTCAACGAGGTGCCGGACGTCAAGGGCTTCACGGAGGACCAGGCGAGGAAGCAGTTGGAGAACGCCGGCTACCGGGTCAAGGTCCGGGACGGCGACGAGGTCGAGCCGTCCCAGGCGGGCAAGGTGAGCGGTCAGTCCCCGTCCGCCGGCAAGAAGCTGGCCAAGGGTGAGACCGTGACCATCGAGGTCGACGTGCCGCTGCCGGAGGAGTCCGAGAGCCCGTCGCCGAGCGCGACCCCGAGTGGGACGCCGAGCGCGCCGGGGACCGGTGGCGGTTTCCCGTTCCCGTCGATCCCGCCGACGCGCGACCGCTGA
- a CDS encoding DUF881 domain-containing protein, protein MEYTSGAASWRKVLRRAVAGLLPRRARQRRPGWSIGVPLIAAAAGLLFTTTATTAGGTPLREDRRPQLTQLIEDRREQVAASEAKAARLRDEVEEQTEALAGTDGPVKTQRDRAAATRQAAGFTALTGTGITIELNDADWGPGQPLPKGASNDDLVVHQGDVQAVVNALWAGGAEAMSIMNVRVLSTSAVRCVGNTLLLHGRVYSPPFKIVAIGDPAQFQRALAASEGVRVFKEVADHYQLGYHEQISTVTVPAFEDSTALQSATVPR, encoded by the coding sequence GTGGAGTACACGTCCGGCGCCGCCTCCTGGCGGAAGGTCCTTCGCCGCGCGGTCGCCGGTCTGCTGCCCCGGCGGGCACGCCAGCGCCGCCCCGGCTGGTCGATCGGCGTGCCCCTGATCGCCGCCGCGGCCGGGCTGCTGTTCACCACCACCGCGACCACCGCCGGCGGCACCCCGCTGCGCGAGGACCGGCGACCCCAGCTCACCCAGTTGATCGAGGACCGGCGCGAGCAGGTCGCGGCCAGCGAGGCGAAGGCCGCCCGGCTGCGCGACGAGGTCGAGGAGCAGACCGAGGCGCTGGCCGGCACCGACGGGCCGGTCAAGACGCAGCGGGACCGCGCCGCCGCCACCCGGCAGGCCGCCGGGTTCACCGCGCTCACCGGCACCGGCATCACGATCGAGCTGAACGACGCCGACTGGGGCCCCGGCCAGCCGCTGCCCAAGGGCGCCAGCAACGACGACCTGGTCGTGCACCAGGGCGACGTGCAGGCGGTGGTGAACGCGCTCTGGGCCGGTGGCGCGGAAGCCATGTCAATCATGAACGTCCGCGTGCTCAGCACCAGCGCGGTACGCTGCGTCGGTAACACCCTGCTGCTGCACGGCCGGGTTTACTCCCCTCCTTTCAAGATCGTGGCTATCGGCGATCCCGCGCAGTTCCAGCGGGCGCTCGCCGCCTCTGAGGGAGTCCGGGTGTTCAAGGAAGTGGCCGACCACTACCAGCTCGGCTACCACGAGCAGATCTCCACCGTCACCGTGCCGGCGTTCGAGGACTCCACCGCGCTGCAATCGGCGACGGTGCCCCGGTGA
- a CDS encoding (Fe-S)-binding protein, which produces MGSVQIVTTILAAAITAVAVWLAVRAVMKMTAVIRLGQPAPERFADKGARTTKMLVETAGHTRMLKWSVVGAAHWFVMVGFVVLSLLVLEAYFEVVTPGGGLPIVGHWTVFGLVTEWIGILGLIGIVVLMAIRLRNRPTRPGGLSRFTGSTMWQGYFVEWVVLLVLIFGFVIRGFKVATDHFEYPVWATPLSHAVGAVLPDWSAGVSVAALIKIAISMTWLIVISLNVTMGVAWHRFLAFPNIFFKRDPEKAAGSGLGPLRPMTSEGKPLDFEEADPEKDQFGVAQVEQFTWKGLLDFSTCTECGRCQSQCPAWNTGKPLSPKLLVLSLRDHAYAKAPYLLAGGGKDLTGEEKATEAQLAHMDVLALAEADRPLIGTAEEGGVIDPDVLWSCTTCGACVEQCPVDIEHVDHIVDMRRYQVLIESSFPSEAGVMLRNLENKGNPWGAPQNTREDWTKGLDFEVPRVGEVEDFEYLFWVGCAGAFEDRAKKTTRAVATLLNEAGVSFAILGEGETCSGDPARRIGNEFVFQMLAQQNVETLNEAFDGREKSKRKIVATCPHCFNTLGNEYGQLGGEFEVVHHTQLLAHLVSAGKLTPVQPVDGGVTYHDPCYLGRHNRIFAAPREVLGDSMQGELTEMPRNSERSFCCGAGGARMWMEEKIGKRINVDRVEEAMSTGAKTIAVGCPFCSTMLNDGVNGKGAGEDVEVVDVASVLLRSVKPEAPAGEKETAPAAG; this is translated from the coding sequence ATGGGCAGCGTCCAGATCGTCACCACGATCCTCGCGGCCGCAATCACCGCCGTGGCGGTGTGGCTTGCGGTACGCGCGGTCATGAAGATGACGGCCGTCATCCGGCTCGGGCAGCCCGCGCCCGAGCGGTTCGCCGACAAGGGCGCCCGCACCACCAAGATGCTGGTGGAGACCGCCGGTCACACCCGCATGCTCAAGTGGAGCGTGGTCGGGGCGGCCCACTGGTTCGTGATGGTCGGCTTCGTCGTGCTGTCGCTGCTGGTGCTCGAGGCGTACTTCGAGGTGGTCACGCCCGGCGGCGGCCTGCCGATCGTCGGGCACTGGACCGTCTTCGGCCTGGTCACCGAGTGGATCGGCATCCTCGGTCTGATCGGCATCGTGGTGCTGATGGCGATCCGGCTGCGCAACCGGCCGACCCGCCCCGGCGGCCTCTCCCGGTTCACCGGGTCGACCATGTGGCAGGGCTACTTCGTCGAGTGGGTCGTGCTGCTGGTCCTGATCTTCGGCTTCGTCATCCGGGGCTTCAAGGTCGCCACCGACCACTTCGAGTACCCGGTCTGGGCCACCCCGCTCAGCCACGCGGTCGGCGCTGTGCTGCCGGACTGGTCGGCCGGCGTCAGCGTGGCCGCCCTCATCAAGATCGCCATCTCGATGACCTGGCTGATCGTGATCTCGCTGAACGTCACCATGGGCGTGGCCTGGCACCGCTTCCTGGCGTTCCCCAACATCTTCTTCAAGCGCGACCCGGAGAAGGCGGCCGGCTCCGGCCTGGGCCCGCTGCGGCCGATGACGAGCGAGGGCAAGCCGCTCGACTTCGAGGAGGCCGACCCGGAGAAGGACCAGTTCGGCGTCGCCCAGGTGGAGCAGTTCACCTGGAAGGGCCTGCTCGACTTCAGCACCTGCACCGAGTGCGGTCGCTGCCAGTCGCAGTGCCCGGCCTGGAACACCGGCAAGCCGCTGTCGCCGAAGCTGCTGGTGCTGAGCCTGCGCGACCACGCGTACGCCAAGGCGCCCTACCTGCTGGCCGGCGGCGGCAAGGACCTGACCGGCGAGGAGAAGGCCACCGAGGCCCAGCTCGCCCACATGGACGTGCTGGCCCTGGCCGAGGCCGACCGGCCACTGATCGGCACCGCCGAGGAAGGCGGCGTCATCGACCCGGACGTGCTCTGGTCCTGCACCACCTGCGGCGCCTGCGTCGAGCAGTGCCCGGTGGACATCGAGCACGTCGACCACATCGTCGACATGCGCCGCTACCAGGTGCTGATCGAGTCGAGCTTCCCGTCCGAGGCCGGCGTGATGCTGCGCAACCTGGAGAACAAGGGCAACCCGTGGGGCGCGCCGCAGAACACCCGCGAGGACTGGACCAAGGGGCTCGACTTCGAGGTGCCCCGGGTCGGCGAGGTCGAGGACTTCGAGTACCTCTTCTGGGTCGGCTGCGCCGGCGCGTTCGAGGACCGGGCCAAGAAGACCACCCGCGCGGTCGCCACGCTGCTCAACGAGGCCGGCGTGAGCTTCGCCATCCTCGGCGAGGGCGAGACCTGCTCCGGTGACCCGGCCCGCCGCATCGGCAACGAGTTCGTGTTCCAGATGCTCGCCCAGCAGAACGTGGAGACGCTGAACGAGGCGTTCGACGGCCGGGAGAAGAGCAAGCGCAAGATCGTCGCCACCTGCCCGCACTGCTTCAACACGCTGGGCAACGAGTACGGCCAGCTCGGTGGCGAGTTCGAGGTGGTGCACCACACCCAGCTCCTGGCCCACCTGGTCAGCGCCGGCAAGCTCACGCCGGTGCAGCCGGTCGACGGCGGCGTCACCTACCACGACCCCTGCTACCTGGGCCGGCACAACCGGATCTTCGCCGCCCCCCGCGAGGTGCTCGGTGACTCGATGCAGGGCGAGCTGACCGAGATGCCGCGCAACAGCGAGCGCTCCTTCTGCTGCGGCGCCGGTGGCGCCCGGATGTGGATGGAGGAGAAGATCGGCAAGCGGATCAACGTGGACCGGGTCGAGGAGGCCATGTCCACCGGCGCGAAGACCATCGCGGTCGGCTGCCCGTTCTGCTCGACGATGCTCAACGACGGGGTGAACGGCAAGGGCGCCGGCGAGGACGTCGAGGTGGTCGACGTGGCCAGCGTGCTGCTGCGCTCGGTCAAGCCCGAGGCGCCGGCCGGCGAGAAGGAGACCGCGCCGGCGGCCGGCTGA
- a CDS encoding GOLPH3/VPS74 family protein — translation MNGLLLTDELVLLAYDDAGANRLGRPHLDYGLAGAVLLELALAGRVEVADKRLVVTDPSPTGVPLLDEALATVGDGRPRKPKDWIGKLAKGLPDRAALMVATTTTAAIAVTTAS, via the coding sequence ATGAACGGCCTGCTGCTCACCGACGAACTGGTTCTGCTCGCCTACGACGACGCCGGCGCGAACCGGCTCGGCCGTCCGCACCTCGACTACGGCCTCGCCGGCGCGGTGCTGCTGGAGCTGGCGCTGGCCGGTCGGGTGGAGGTGGCGGACAAGCGGCTGGTGGTGACCGACCCGAGTCCCACCGGCGTGCCCCTGCTCGACGAGGCGCTGGCCACCGTCGGGGACGGGCGGCCCCGCAAGCCGAAGGACTGGATCGGCAAGCTGGCCAAGGGGCTGCCGGACCGGGCGGCGCTGATGGTCGCGACCACCACCACGGCCGCCATCGCGGTCACCACAGCGAGCTGA
- a CDS encoding aminodeoxychorismate/anthranilate synthase component II: MRVLVIDNYDSFVFNLVQYLGQLGVDCEVRRNDEIDVAEVGRSGAAGVLLSPGPGRPDRAGICLDVIREYAGRLPLFGVCLGHQAIGEAFGATVTRAPELLHGKTSEVRHRGDGVLAGLPDPFTATRYHSLAVLPETLPDELEVTGWTGSGVVMAMRHRTLPIEGVQFHPESVLTEGGHLMLANWLAVCGHPEALERAPELAAEVDVRRRAAFATT, translated from the coding sequence ATGCGCGTCCTGGTGATCGACAACTACGACTCGTTCGTCTTCAACCTGGTGCAGTATCTCGGCCAACTCGGCGTGGACTGCGAGGTCCGCCGCAACGACGAGATCGACGTGGCCGAGGTGGGCCGGTCCGGCGCGGCCGGCGTCCTGCTGTCGCCCGGCCCGGGCCGCCCGGACCGGGCCGGCATCTGCCTGGACGTCATCCGCGAGTACGCCGGCAGGCTCCCGCTCTTCGGCGTCTGCCTCGGCCACCAGGCCATCGGCGAGGCGTTCGGCGCGACCGTGACCCGCGCGCCGGAACTGCTGCACGGCAAGACCTCCGAGGTGCGCCACCGCGGCGACGGCGTGCTCGCCGGCCTGCCCGACCCGTTCACCGCCACCCGCTACCACTCACTCGCCGTGCTGCCCGAGACGCTCCCCGACGAGCTGGAGGTCACCGGCTGGACCGGCTCCGGGGTGGTGATGGCGATGCGGCACCGCACGCTGCCGATCGAGGGCGTCCAGTTCCACCCCGAGTCGGTGCTGACCGAGGGCGGTCACCTCATGCTGGCGAACTGGCTGGCCGTCTGCGGCCACCCGGAGGCGCTGGAACGGGCCCCGGAGCTGGCCGCCGAGGTCGACGTGCGACGCCGGGCCGCGTTCGCCACCACCTGA
- a CDS encoding protein kinase domain-containing protein: protein MLSPGVQLGNRYRLDERIASGGMGDVWRGTDQVLGRTVAVKSLLPALLDEPGFAERFRGEARTMATINHPGVVDVYDFGSDQQIAFLVMEYVEGDALSATLGRVGRLTPARTMALLAQAADALHAAHEKGIVHRDVKPGNLLVRPNGTLVLTDFGIARSELVGQLTAAGSVLGTASYISPEQATGAVATPASDVYALGVVAYQCLAGRRPFEGDNPLEIAMKHVREAPRALPADIPPQVRAIVERAMAKDPAARWSSAAALAGVARQAKLAISQQSRGGRPISGVPASPAAPTARAQVPNAAPRPQPRPPVVPARPPVAPRPTVVAHPAPQARPPVGPRGAAPVPHPRPPHNPLGYARPPVAAPPPAPRRSRSGLWTTAILVAVLVILCSGVISFWYRKYSSAAPGPASVSVTSGAVRAYGGDYPVRTSYRREVRLQPAGGGTTTSEGRETR, encoded by the coding sequence GTGCTGAGCCCGGGGGTGCAGCTCGGCAACCGCTACCGTCTCGACGAGCGGATCGCCAGCGGTGGCATGGGCGACGTCTGGCGTGGCACCGACCAGGTGCTGGGCCGGACGGTCGCGGTCAAGAGCCTGCTGCCCGCGCTGCTCGACGAGCCGGGCTTCGCCGAGCGCTTCCGGGGCGAGGCGCGGACCATGGCCACCATCAACCACCCCGGCGTGGTGGACGTCTACGACTTCGGCAGTGACCAGCAGATCGCGTTCCTGGTCATGGAATACGTGGAGGGCGACGCGCTCTCCGCCACGCTCGGCCGGGTCGGCCGGCTCACCCCGGCCCGCACCATGGCGCTGCTGGCCCAGGCCGCCGACGCGTTGCACGCCGCGCACGAGAAGGGCATCGTGCACCGCGACGTGAAGCCGGGCAACCTGCTGGTCCGGCCGAACGGCACGCTGGTGCTCACCGACTTCGGCATCGCCCGGTCGGAGCTGGTCGGTCAGCTCACCGCCGCCGGCTCGGTGCTCGGCACCGCCTCGTACATCTCGCCCGAGCAGGCCACCGGCGCGGTCGCCACCCCCGCCTCGGACGTCTACGCGCTCGGCGTGGTCGCCTACCAGTGCCTGGCCGGCCGGCGGCCGTTCGAGGGGGACAACCCGCTCGAGATCGCCATGAAGCACGTGCGGGAGGCGCCCCGCGCGCTCCCCGCCGACATCCCGCCGCAGGTGCGGGCGATCGTCGAGCGGGCCATGGCCAAGGACCCGGCGGCCCGCTGGTCCAGCGCCGCCGCGTTGGCCGGTGTCGCCCGGCAGGCCAAGCTCGCGATCTCCCAGCAGTCGCGCGGCGGGCGGCCGATCTCCGGCGTACCGGCCTCGCCGGCCGCACCGACCGCGCGGGCGCAGGTGCCGAACGCCGCGCCGCGCCCGCAGCCCCGGCCGCCTGTGGTGCCGGCCCGCCCACCGGTGGCGCCGCGCCCGACCGTGGTCGCGCATCCCGCCCCGCAGGCCCGCCCACCGGTGGGTCCACGCGGCGCGGCACCCGTCCCGCACCCCCGGCCCCCGCACAACCCCCTGGGGTACGCTCGCCCGCCCGTCGCGGCACCCCCGCCGGCGCCCCGCCGCTCGCGGTCCGGGCTCTGGACGACCGCGATCCTGGTGGCGGTGCTGGTCATCCTCTGCTCGGGCGTGATCTCGTTCTGGTACCGGAAGTACAGTTCGGCCGCCCCCGGTCCGGCGAGTGTGAGCGTGACCTCCGGCGCGGTGCGCGCGTACGGGGGCGACTATCCGGTCCGCACGTCGTACCGTCGTGAGGTACGCCTCCAGCCGGCCGGCGGCGGTACGACGACGAGCGAAGGACGAGAGACGCGATGA
- a CDS encoding class E sortase — MTSDDPRERDDRRRAGSEEPTAFLRKVEPPPSVRAPLDLPWPDDGPAHSAPARPGPTARPASPPPARPAVPPPPAWPGHAAGPPAAASRAEAYPPPRRPDRPTAGLEAGSPEVRNGLTAPPPAAPPAPATRPARTPGTEPRRYAGPAAPTDPRRYDPPGRGAHSRPSADAPYDHRTGPDRTDTPAGRPGGLPGTGVRPAAPGEPPTDFIPPVAGRSERHSTASDQHPAPPERRSGVPRSGGPTGRGPDPTAPADPGATALLPTVPRRPADPGLDATGLMGAVPPAPEPGGDDGDPPAEPPRPRRGERVVQLRPEQTGEGYRSVYSELTRPTTGSRLRTVVRGAGELLITFGLVVLLFAGYEIWGKSVIVDAHQNDLTGQLAQEWAADPTVGPTPGPSTKPKPPAEGKPVAGLYIPKFDKHWVVVEGVTPDDIRYAPGHYPDSAMPGEVGNFSVAGHRIRSTFWRLDELTPGDTIVVETKGEWLVYRVYQQRIVKPSQVEVVAPVPGKPGSRATEKLLTLTTCNPKFDNYQRLIIHARFDRAQAKSAGRPAELEG; from the coding sequence GTGACCAGCGACGACCCCCGGGAGCGCGACGACCGCCGACGCGCCGGGTCGGAGGAGCCCACCGCGTTCCTCCGGAAGGTCGAGCCGCCGCCATCCGTCCGGGCGCCGCTCGACCTGCCGTGGCCGGACGACGGCCCGGCCCACTCCGCTCCGGCCCGGCCCGGCCCCACCGCCCGCCCGGCCTCCCCACCGCCCGCCCGGCCGGCCGTCCCACCGCCGCCGGCCTGGCCGGGCCACGCGGCCGGCCCGCCCGCCGCGGCCTCCCGCGCCGAGGCGTACCCACCGCCCCGTCGACCCGACCGGCCGACCGCCGGCCTCGAGGCAGGGTCGCCGGAGGTCCGGAACGGGCTCACCGCCCCACCCCCCGCCGCCCCGCCCGCGCCCGCCACCCGACCGGCGCGGACGCCCGGCACCGAACCCCGGCGGTACGCCGGTCCGGCGGCTCCCACCGACCCCCGGCGGTACGACCCACCGGGCCGGGGAGCGCACTCCCGCCCGTCCGCCGACGCCCCCTACGACCACCGCACCGGCCCGGACCGCACCGACACCCCGGCCGGGCGTCCCGGCGGGCTGCCCGGTACCGGTGTGCGACCCGCCGCGCCGGGTGAACCCCCGACCGACTTCATCCCGCCGGTGGCAGGACGGTCCGAGCGGCACTCCACCGCGTCCGACCAGCACCCCGCCCCACCCGAGCGGCGCTCCGGCGTACCCCGCTCGGGTGGCCCGACCGGCCGCGGCCCGGACCCGACCGCGCCGGCCGACCCCGGCGCGACCGCGCTGCTGCCCACCGTCCCCCGCCGGCCGGCCGATCCGGGGCTGGACGCCACCGGCCTGATGGGCGCGGTGCCGCCGGCGCCGGAGCCCGGTGGCGACGACGGCGACCCGCCCGCCGAGCCGCCCCGGCCACGACGCGGCGAGCGGGTGGTGCAGCTCCGGCCGGAACAGACCGGCGAGGGGTACCGCAGCGTCTACTCCGAACTGACGCGTCCCACCACCGGCTCCCGGCTGCGCACCGTCGTCCGCGGCGCGGGCGAACTGCTGATCACGTTCGGTCTGGTGGTGCTGCTCTTCGCCGGCTACGAGATCTGGGGCAAGTCGGTCATCGTCGACGCCCACCAGAACGACCTGACCGGCCAGCTCGCCCAGGAGTGGGCGGCGGACCCGACGGTCGGCCCGACCCCCGGCCCGAGCACGAAGCCGAAGCCGCCGGCCGAGGGCAAGCCGGTCGCCGGCCTCTACATCCCGAAGTTCGACAAGCACTGGGTGGTGGTCGAGGGCGTCACCCCGGACGACATCCGGTACGCCCCGGGCCACTACCCGGACAGCGCCATGCCCGGCGAGGTGGGCAACTTCTCCGTCGCCGGACACCGCATCCGGTCCACGTTCTGGCGACTGGACGAGTTGACCCCCGGCGACACGATCGTGGTCGAGACCAAGGGTGAGTGGCTGGTCTACCGGGTCTACCAGCAGCGCATCGTCAAGCCGTCCCAGGTCGAGGTGGTCGCGCCGGTGCCGGGCAAGCCGGGCAGCCGGGCCACCGAGAAGCTGCTCACGCTGACCACCTGCAACCCCAAGTTCGACAACTACCAGCGGCTGATCATCCACGCCCGCTTCGACCGGGCCCAGGCCAAGTCGGCGGGGCGACCGGCCGAGTTGGAGGGCTGA